CAATCACCCGAATATCGCCCAGATTTACGACATCGGCGAGCACCGGGGCGGGCTCTACATCGCGATGGAGCTGCTCGAGGGCGAGTCGCTCGCGGATCGCCTGCGCGACGGCCCGCTTCCCGTCTCCGAGGCGATCCCGATCGTGCTCGGGATTCTCGCGGGGCTGTCGGCGGTCCACGCCCGCGGCATCATCCATCGCGACCTCAAGCCCTCGAACATCTTCCTCACGCGCCATGGCGTGAAGCTCCTCGACTTCGGGCTCGCGAGGCCGATCCCGGCGGGGCTCGAGACCTCACAGGTCGCGGCGGGGCTGACCCAGCCCGGGATGCTCGTGGGCACGCCGCGCTACATCGCGCCCGAGCAGGTGGCCGGCGGCACCGTGGACGGACGCGCGGATCTCTTCGCCATGGGCGCGATCCTCTTCGAGATGCTCGCGGGACGGCCGGCCTTCACCGGCAACAACATCGTGGAGGTGCTGCACGCGACGATCCACGAGCAGCCGCCCGCGTTGAGCGGCTCCCCCGCCGTGGCGGCGGTGGATCGCGTGATCCGGCGCGCGCTCGCGAAGCGGCCCGAGGACCGTCCCGCGAACGCCGACGCGATGGCCGAGGAGCTCCGCGCCGCTCGCGGCGTGATCGGAGACGACCGTCCGGCCCTGGCCCAGGCCCTGACGCGGCTCGTCGTGCTTCCCTTCCGCGTGCTCCGCGCTGATCCCGAGACGGACTTCCTCGCGTTCAGCCTCGCCGACGCGATCGCGACATCGCTCTCGGGATTCAGCTCCCTCGTGGTCCGGTCCACCTCGGCCGGCGCGCGGTTCGCGACGGACGCGCCTGACCTCAGGACGATCGCGGCCGAGGCGGACGTGGACCGCGTGGTGATGGGAACGTTGCTGCGCGCGGGCGATCAGCTCCGGGTCACCGCGCAGCTCGTGGAGGCGCCGGGCGGCACGCTCGTCGTCTCGCACACCGCCACCGCGTCGATGGGCGACCTCTTCGGCCTCCAGGACGATCTCACGAAGCGCGTCGTGAACGCGCTGGCGCTCCCGCTCGGAGGACCCGTCGTGACGCCGGACCGGCCCGCGAACGCCCACGCGTACGGGCTCTATCTCGAGGCCAACGCGTTGGGGAAGAGCTACGACCGGATCCACGGCGCGCTGGACCTCTACCGGCGATCGGTGGAGCTGGATCCCCGGTTCGCCCCCGCCTGGGCGGAGCTGGGACGCACGTACCGCATCATCGGGAAGTTCGTCGGCGGCCCCGGCTCCGAGGACAGCGAGCGACGCGCCGAGGAGGCCCTGCGGCGCGCGCTCGAGCTGAGCCCGAGACTGCCGGTGGCCCACAAGTACTACGCGCATCTCGAAGGGGACACGGGCCACTCCCTCTCCGCGCTGAAACGGCTCCTGGACGAAGCGGCCCTGCACCAGAACGACCCCGAGATCTTCGCCGGGCTCGTCCACGCCTGCCGCTATTGCGGTCTCATCGACCAAGCCATCGCGGCGGACGAGGAGGCGCGCCGGCTCGACCCGAACATCCACACGAGCCTGGAGCAGGCGCTGCTGTTGAGAGGTGACGTCGACGCCCTCCTGCACCGGGCGCGCTCCCCCATCGCGAGCGGCGGGGACGTCGCTCGCGTGGTGGCTCTCGGCGCCGCGGGCCGCCGCGACGAGGCCCTCGCGCTCCTGCGCTCCGTCAAGGTCACGTCGCCGGTGATCGCGTTCGAATCCTGGGTCGGCTTCCTCAAGGCCTGGCTCGAACGCAGCGCCGAGGACATGGTGGCCGCCCGCGAGAAGATCGCGCACTTGAAGATCATCGACGACCCCGAAGCCTGCTTCCAGGAAGGGCTCCTCTTCTGTGACGTGGGGAATGCCGAGCGCGGGTTCACGTATCTGAGGAAGGCCGTGGAGAAGGAGTACTTCCAGGTGGAGGCGCTGACCTCGAGCCCGCTGCTCGACGGCGTGCGCGGGGATCCGAGGTACAAGGAGCTGCTCGGACGTTCGACCGAGGGACGGCTTCGCGCGGTCGAGGCGTTTCGCGAGAAGGGCGGGGAGCGAATCCTGGGACCGAAGGCGATGGCGGCCGCGGCCTAGGTCTTCGTCGCGGGGGTGACGGGCTGAGGGAAACGGCCCGCCGTCACACCCCGAACTGCCGCAGGTGGTGATCCAGGTGGAGATATCCCCACCGGTGCCATTCCTCTCGGGACATCGCTCCGAAGATCGGGTGCGCTCGCCCCGTGAAGTCCCGCTCCCCGGCAAATCGATTCGTCAGTTCCTCGAGGCGC
This window of the Candidatus Eisenbacteria bacterium genome carries:
- a CDS encoding protein kinase, coding for MPDESSRKPSAGPLRAFANLFRKSDAPLHGPEAPEREDDASRIGHYSLTGEVGRGGMGVVYAARDSRLERVVAIKTMSSPVGDEEARQRFWREARAAASVNHPNIAQIYDIGEHRGGLYIAMELLEGESLADRLRDGPLPVSEAIPIVLGILAGLSAVHARGIIHRDLKPSNIFLTRHGVKLLDFGLARPIPAGLETSQVAAGLTQPGMLVGTPRYIAPEQVAGGTVDGRADLFAMGAILFEMLAGRPAFTGNNIVEVLHATIHEQPPALSGSPAVAAVDRVIRRALAKRPEDRPANADAMAEELRAARGVIGDDRPALAQALTRLVVLPFRVLRADPETDFLAFSLADAIATSLSGFSSLVVRSTSAGARFATDAPDLRTIAAEADVDRVVMGTLLRAGDQLRVTAQLVEAPGGTLVVSHTATASMGDLFGLQDDLTKRVVNALALPLGGPVVTPDRPANAHAYGLYLEANALGKSYDRIHGALDLYRRSVELDPRFAPAWAELGRTYRIIGKFVGGPGSEDSERRAEEALRRALELSPRLPVAHKYYAHLEGDTGHSLSALKRLLDEAALHQNDPEIFAGLVHACRYCGLIDQAIAADEEARRLDPNIHTSLEQALLLRGDVDALLHRARSPIASGGDVARVVALGAAGRRDEALALLRSVKVTSPVIAFESWVGFLKAWLERSAEDMVAAREKIAHLKIIDDPEACFQEGLLFCDVGNAERGFTYLRKAVEKEYFQVEALTSSPLLDGVRGDPRYKELLGRSTEGRLRAVEAFREKGGERILGPKAMAAAA